Proteins found in one Ptychodera flava strain L36383 chromosome 3, AS_Pfla_20210202, whole genome shotgun sequence genomic segment:
- the LOC139130179 gene encoding fatty acyl-CoA hydrolase precursor, medium chain-like isoform X2 → MFVRCVVLLAVMGLSAADDPMVEVKAGKIVGKSVQFSHKDVRVERTVHVYKGIPYAEAPVGDLRFRAPQPKGPWDGVHDARKVGYACIQYQNPLVPLEEPQNEDCLYLNVYAPQTDSGPLPVMVWIHGGAFTIGSGTHDDAYDATALASMGDVIVVSFNYRLGVFGFFATGDEHAPGNYGLLDQVAALEWVQQNIAAFGGDASKVTIFGESAGSISVEYLVLTPLTNGLFHRAIMQSGSATYPAVTSDDVPLATKISQGLGKLLGCEKDTTEELVQCLREVPADDFREPNDISTGVLANVTGLGSDMSMLPFSPFIDGHFLTEMPKNQLTRGAITKTDVDLIIGTNADEGTMFLPMLFPNSVNDTGISMDRATYEQTYAAFLFAPLKKNQAVLDAVKLMYVNWEDADSDDADYIEALNQMLGDHLFVCPSDLSARAYSNAGNNVYVYHMTHVPAKSIWRIKWMKAAHGEDLQFVFGGVFGSKDWSMPEEEVTMSLQTMKYWTNFAKTGDPNLSGTGEDSSLKTWPLFKVPGLEYKELSLQMENKRALKADECAFWNDFIPKLMKLTEVDTVCSAADDERKKYTEEGNKP, encoded by the exons ATGTTTGTACGATGTGTTGTCCTTCTTGCCGTAATGGGCCTCAGTGCCGCTGATGACCCGATGGTTGAAGTCAAGGCGGGAAAAATTGTTGGCAAGTCGGTACAATTCTCACACAAGGACGTCCGTGTAGAACGCACAGTGCACGTATACAAGGGAATACCCTACGCCGAAGCGCCGGTCGGTGACCTGAGATTTAGAGCACCTCAACCCAAAGGTCCCTGGGACGGAGTGCACGATGCACGGAAGGTTGGGTACGCCTGTATCCAATATCAAAATCCCCTTGTTCCCCTTGAAGAACCGCAAAATGAAGACTGTCTGTATTTGAATGTATATGCACCGCAGACTGAT TCTGGTCCTTTGCCCGTCATGGTGTGGATTCATGGTGGCGCATTCACTATCGGGTCTGGTACCCATGACGACGCGTACGACGCCACAGCTTTGGCGTCCATGGGTGACGTAATTGTGGTGTCATTCAACTATCGACTGGGCGTGTTTGGCTTCTTTGCCACAG GTGACGAGCATGCGCCTGGAAACTATGGATTGCTGGATCAGGTCGCTGCACTGGAGTGGGTACAACAAAACATAGCAG CTTTTGGAGGAGACGCCAGCAAAGTTACTATATTTGGTGAAAGTGCCGGGTCTATTAGCGTCGAATATCTCGTGTTGACCCCGTTGACAAATGGTCTGTTCCATCGAGCAATTATGCAG AGTGGGTCAGCTACTTATCCGGCAGTCACCAGTGACGATGTTCCATTGGCAACCAAGATATCCCAAGGTCTTGGCAAACTACTCGGTTGTGAGAAAGACACCACCGAGGAGCTGGTCCAATGTTTACGTGAGGTTCCAGCTGACGACTTCAGGGAACCAAATGATATATCAACA GGTGTTCTTGCGAATGTCACTGGACTGGGCAGTGATATGTCCATGCTACCGTTCTCGCCGTTCATCGACGGTCACTTCCTGACCGAGATGCCCAAGAACCAGCTTACTCGGGGAGCCATCACTAAAACAGATGTGGATCTCATTATCGGAACAAACGCTGACGAGGGCACCATGTTTCTCCCGATGCTTTTCCCAAACTCGGTCAACGACACGGGAATCTCCATGGATAGGGCCACTTACGAGCAGACATACGCCGCGTTTCTGTTCGCACCTCTCAAGAAAAACCAAGCCGTTCTCGATGCCGTGAAATTAATGTACGTCAACTGGGAGGACGCAGATTCAGATGACGCCGATTACATCGAGGCTCTAAATCAAATGCTGGGAGACCACCTCTTCGTCTGCCCGTCCGATCTCTCTGCTCGCGCGTATTCAAACGCTGGCAACAACGTGTACGTCTATCACATGACCCATGTACCGGCAAAGTCCATATGGCGGATCAAGTGGATGAAAGCGGCTCATGGCGAAGACCTACAGTTTGTATTTGGAGGGGTGTTCGGTTCGAAAGACTGGTCGATGCCCGAGGAGGAGGTGACCATGTCCCTGCAGACGATGAAATATTGGACCAATTTTGCTAAGACTGG CGATCCAAACCTGTCTGGCACCGGTGAAGATTCATCGCTGAAGACCTGGCCGTTGTTTAAAGTGCCCGGATTAGAGTACAAAGAATTATCCCTGCAGATGGAAAACAAACGAGCACTGAAAGCCGATGAGTGTGCTTTTTGGAATGATTTCATACCTAAACTAATGAAACTGACAG AAGTCGATACTGTGTGTTCAGCCGCGGATGACGAAAGAAAGAAGTACACGGAAGAAGGCAACAAGCCGTGA
- the LOC139130179 gene encoding acetylcholinesterase-like isoform X1, which produces MFVRCVVLLAVMGLSAADDPMVEVKAGKIVGKSVQFSHKDVRVERTVHVYKGIPYAEAPVGDLRFRAPQPKGPWDGVHDARKVGYACIQYQNPLVPLEEPQNEDCLYLNVYAPQTDSGPLPVMVWIHGGAFTIGSGTHDDAYDATALASMGDVIVVSFNYRLGVFGFFATGDEHAPGNYGLLDQVAALEWVQQNIAAFGGDASKVTIFGESAGSISVEYLVLTPLTNGLFHRAIMQSGSATYPAVTSDDVPLATKISQGLGKLLGCEKDTTEELVQCLREVPADDFREPNDISTGVLANVTGLGSDMSMLPFSPFIDGHFLTEMPKNQLTRGAITKTDVDLIIGTNADEGTMFLPMLFPNSVNDTGISMDRATYEQTYAAFLFAPLKKNQAVLDAVKLMYVNWEDADSDDADYIEALNQMLGDHLFVCPSDLSARAYSNAGNNVYVYHMTHVPAKSIWRIKWMKAAHGEDLQFVFGGVFGSKDWSMPEEEVTMSLQTMKYWTNFAKTGDPNLSGTGEDSSLKTWPLFKVPGLEYKELSLQMENKRALKADECAFWNDFIPKLMKLTEVDTVCSSADDEAKKYTEEGNKP; this is translated from the exons ATGTTTGTACGATGTGTTGTCCTTCTTGCCGTAATGGGCCTCAGTGCCGCTGATGACCCGATGGTTGAAGTCAAGGCGGGAAAAATTGTTGGCAAGTCGGTACAATTCTCACACAAGGACGTCCGTGTAGAACGCACAGTGCACGTATACAAGGGAATACCCTACGCCGAAGCGCCGGTCGGTGACCTGAGATTTAGAGCACCTCAACCCAAAGGTCCCTGGGACGGAGTGCACGATGCACGGAAGGTTGGGTACGCCTGTATCCAATATCAAAATCCCCTTGTTCCCCTTGAAGAACCGCAAAATGAAGACTGTCTGTATTTGAATGTATATGCACCGCAGACTGAT TCTGGTCCTTTGCCCGTCATGGTGTGGATTCATGGTGGCGCATTCACTATCGGGTCTGGTACCCATGACGACGCGTACGACGCCACAGCTTTGGCGTCCATGGGTGACGTAATTGTGGTGTCATTCAACTATCGACTGGGCGTGTTTGGCTTCTTTGCCACAG GTGACGAGCATGCGCCTGGAAACTATGGATTGCTGGATCAGGTCGCTGCACTGGAGTGGGTACAACAAAACATAGCAG CTTTTGGAGGAGACGCCAGCAAAGTTACTATATTTGGTGAAAGTGCCGGGTCTATTAGCGTCGAATATCTCGTGTTGACCCCGTTGACAAATGGTCTGTTCCATCGAGCAATTATGCAG AGTGGGTCAGCTACTTATCCGGCAGTCACCAGTGACGATGTTCCATTGGCAACCAAGATATCCCAAGGTCTTGGCAAACTACTCGGTTGTGAGAAAGACACCACCGAGGAGCTGGTCCAATGTTTACGTGAGGTTCCAGCTGACGACTTCAGGGAACCAAATGATATATCAACA GGTGTTCTTGCGAATGTCACTGGACTGGGCAGTGATATGTCCATGCTACCGTTCTCGCCGTTCATCGACGGTCACTTCCTGACCGAGATGCCCAAGAACCAGCTTACTCGGGGAGCCATCACTAAAACAGATGTGGATCTCATTATCGGAACAAACGCTGACGAGGGCACCATGTTTCTCCCGATGCTTTTCCCAAACTCGGTCAACGACACGGGAATCTCCATGGATAGGGCCACTTACGAGCAGACATACGCCGCGTTTCTGTTCGCACCTCTCAAGAAAAACCAAGCCGTTCTCGATGCCGTGAAATTAATGTACGTCAACTGGGAGGACGCAGATTCAGATGACGCCGATTACATCGAGGCTCTAAATCAAATGCTGGGAGACCACCTCTTCGTCTGCCCGTCCGATCTCTCTGCTCGCGCGTATTCAAACGCTGGCAACAACGTGTACGTCTATCACATGACCCATGTACCGGCAAAGTCCATATGGCGGATCAAGTGGATGAAAGCGGCTCATGGCGAAGACCTACAGTTTGTATTTGGAGGGGTGTTCGGTTCGAAAGACTGGTCGATGCCCGAGGAGGAGGTGACCATGTCCCTGCAGACGATGAAATATTGGACCAATTTTGCTAAGACTGG CGATCCAAACCTGTCTGGCACCGGTGAAGATTCATCGCTGAAGACCTGGCCGTTGTTTAAAGTGCCCGGATTAGAGTACAAAGAATTATCCCTGCAGATGGAAAACAAACGAGCACTGAAAGCCGATGAGTGTGCTTTTTGGAATGATTTCATACCTAAACTAATGAAACTGACAG aaGTCGATACTGTGTGTTCATCCGCGGACGACGAAGCTAAGAAATATACAGAAGAAGGCAACAAGCCGTAA
- the LOC139130180 gene encoding uncharacterized protein, which yields MASSDVKPSTSDSKGSERVERSDGNGGRRGSKTKSNMADKALIVSDRWGPSIHGGITDALHVVIKLLQEMDISVHCTAIKASPEEEEEADKLDVTLELPTKTGVFEVKEPHSDWLLYHREHYPHLEELTNVKFVFGFSAFTSIPTFKILKRVFPKASCYLINLFDKDDITPLIVGCSKRNWNFGSESCHVN from the exons ATGGCAAGCTCCGATGTAAAACCTAGTACTTCCGACAGCAAAGGGAGTGAACGTGTTGAACGCTCCGATGGTAATGGCGGACGACGAGGCAGCAAAACCAAAAG CAATATGGCAGACAAAGCGTTGATCGTATCTGACCGATGGGGTCCATCAATTCATGGAGGAATCACCGATGCTCTTCATGTAGTGATCAAACTACTACAGGAGATGGACATATCTGTCCACTGTACAGCTATAAAAGCATCAccagaagaagaagaggaggcGGATAAGCTCGATGTAACTCTTGAGCTTCCAACAAAAACAGGCGTATTTGAAGTCAAGGAGCCACATAGCGATTGGTTGTTGTACCACAGGGAACACTATCCTCATTTGGAAGAGTTGACAAATGTCAAATTCGTGTTTGGCTTCAGTGCGTTCACCTCAATACCAACCTTCAAAATCCTGAAACGGGTGTTTCCGAAGGCGTCTTGCTATCTGATCAATCTCTTTGACAAAGATGACATAACCCCCTTAATTGTCGGGTGCAGCAAAAGGAACTGGAATTTCGGAAGCGAATCATGCCACGTGAATTAA